A window from Actinomycetospora corticicola encodes these proteins:
- the hchA gene encoding glyoxalase III HchA, whose amino-acid sequence MTDLTVPRGGESREPTPDPAERDAFFPSPYSLGQYVPPRSDFDGVEHEGAYTEGRWRILVIGTDERYLPMANGRLFSTGNHPVETLLPLMHLRAAGFQVDVATVSGLPVKLEHWATPPDDEAVHRALDELLPQFRRPQRLGAVLTEGLDDHLAVFIPGGHGAMQGLHDSADVQAVLDRFLGTDRFIITLCHGPAALLAAGQDRAESPLAGYEVCAFPDALDTGANLEIGYIPGEMPWLLAAGLRDAGLVVVNDDMAGHVHRDRGLITGDSPLAAHALGKLAADVLVEHVGG is encoded by the coding sequence ATGACGGACCTGACCGTGCCCCGCGGGGGCGAGTCCAGAGAACCCACGCCGGATCCGGCCGAACGGGACGCGTTCTTCCCGTCCCCGTACTCGCTCGGGCAGTACGTGCCCCCGCGCAGCGACTTCGACGGCGTCGAGCACGAGGGCGCCTACACGGAGGGCCGGTGGCGGATCCTCGTGATCGGCACCGACGAGCGGTACCTGCCGATGGCGAACGGTCGGCTGTTCTCCACCGGCAACCACCCCGTCGAGACCCTGCTCCCGCTCATGCACCTGCGCGCGGCGGGCTTCCAGGTGGACGTGGCGACGGTGTCGGGTCTGCCGGTGAAGCTGGAGCACTGGGCGACCCCGCCCGACGACGAGGCCGTGCACCGGGCCCTCGACGAGCTGCTCCCGCAGTTCCGTCGGCCGCAGCGGCTGGGCGCGGTGCTGACCGAGGGGCTCGACGACCACCTGGCCGTGTTCATCCCCGGCGGGCACGGAGCGATGCAGGGCCTGCACGACTCCGCCGACGTCCAGGCCGTCCTGGACCGGTTCCTCGGGACCGACCGCTTCATCATCACCCTGTGCCACGGCCCGGCGGCCCTGCTCGCGGCCGGCCAGGACCGGGCGGAGTCTCCGCTCGCGGGCTACGAGGTCTGTGCCTTCCCCGACGCGCTCGACACGGGCGCGAACCTGGAGATCGGGTACATCCCCGGGGAGATGCCCTGGCTGCTCGCCGCCGGGCTGCGGGACGCGGGCCTCGTCGTGGTCAACGACGACATGGCCGGACACGTCCACCGCGACCGCGGTCTCATCACGGGCGACAGCCCGCTCGCCGCGCACGCCCTCGGGAAGCTCGCCGCCGACGTCCTGGTCGAGCACGTCGGAGGCTGA
- a CDS encoding DUF4190 domain-containing protein: MTQQLPPHASPEQPATAYAPAAPQGTNLMAILSIVFAFVFSPLGIVFGIIGRKQTAQRNEGGRGLATAGMWLSIAFTVIGLLVAVIVGIGAASVANQVPQQPGTTQQAPGEQAPSTASAPVVAPEQLAPEVAAQTAAEDVTCPEPLPGQIGATTTCSGTVDGGPAQFGVTVNSVNGTQVGFQIVRMS; encoded by the coding sequence ATGACGCAGCAGCTCCCCCCGCACGCCTCCCCCGAGCAGCCCGCCACCGCGTACGCCCCCGCCGCGCCGCAGGGCACGAACCTCATGGCGATCCTCTCGATCGTCTTCGCGTTCGTGTTCTCCCCGCTCGGCATCGTCTTCGGCATCATCGGCCGCAAGCAGACCGCCCAGCGGAACGAGGGGGGTCGCGGGCTCGCGACCGCCGGCATGTGGCTCTCCATCGCCTTCACCGTGATCGGCCTGCTGGTCGCCGTCATCGTCGGCATCGGGGCCGCCTCGGTCGCGAACCAGGTCCCGCAGCAGCCGGGCACCACCCAGCAGGCCCCGGGCGAGCAGGCCCCGAGCACCGCGAGCGCGCCGGTCGTCGCCCCGGAGCAGCTCGCCCCCGAGGTCGCCGCCCAGACCGCCGCCGAGGACGTCACCTGCCCCGAGCCGCTGCCCGGTCAGATCGGCGCCACCACCACCTGCTCCGGGACCGTCGACGGCGGCCCCGCGCAGTTCGGCGTGACGGTCAACAGCGTGAACGGCACCCAGGTCGGCTTCCAGATCGTCCGGATGAGCTGA
- a CDS encoding NAD(P)H-binding protein, whose protein sequence is MRLLIAGASGFVGQRLCEALTSAGHAVSAMTRRPDRYEGCGDPVRGDVHDPATLPGALAGHEVAYYLVHSLDRADFVHADAEGARAFGRAAAEAGLRRIVYLGGLGDDRDDLSDHLRSRREVETHLGEAGVPVTTIRAGIIVGHGGISWEMTRQLITHLPAMVCPQWVYTRTQPIAIDDVVHYLVAVLDVDATTGRAFDVGGPDVLVYADMMQRAATVMGRRRLVIVPVPLLTPSLSSRWLSLVTDVDTATGRSLIDSMSNEVVVRDDAIRRLVPLDPMSYDDAVRRALADRDEAARPTVEDHAAAA, encoded by the coding sequence ATGCGACTGTTGATCGCGGGAGCGTCCGGCTTCGTCGGGCAGCGACTGTGCGAGGCCCTCACCTCCGCCGGCCACGCCGTGTCCGCCATGACCCGCCGTCCGGACCGCTACGAGGGGTGCGGGGACCCGGTGCGCGGCGACGTCCACGACCCGGCGACGCTGCCGGGGGCGCTCGCCGGTCACGAGGTCGCCTACTACCTCGTGCACTCGCTCGACCGCGCCGACTTCGTGCACGCCGACGCCGAGGGCGCCCGGGCGTTCGGGCGGGCTGCCGCCGAGGCCGGGCTGCGCCGGATCGTCTACCTCGGAGGTCTCGGCGACGACCGCGACGACCTCTCCGACCACCTCCGCAGCCGCCGCGAGGTGGAGACCCACCTCGGGGAGGCCGGCGTGCCGGTCACGACGATCCGCGCCGGGATCATCGTCGGGCACGGCGGGATCTCGTGGGAGATGACCCGCCAGCTGATCACCCACCTGCCGGCCATGGTCTGCCCGCAGTGGGTCTACACGCGCACCCAGCCCATCGCCATCGACGACGTGGTCCACTACCTCGTCGCCGTGCTCGACGTCGACGCCACCACCGGGCGGGCCTTCGACGTGGGCGGACCCGACGTCCTCGTGTACGCCGACATGATGCAGCGGGCGGCGACGGTGATGGGACGCCGGCGACTGGTGATCGTGCCGGTGCCGCTGCTGACGCCGTCGTTGTCGTCCCGATGGCTCTCCCTCGTCACCGACGTCGACACCGCCACCGGGCGCTCGCTCATCGACTCGATGTCGAACGAGGTGGTCGTGCGCGACGACGCGATCCGCCGCCTCGTCCCGCTCGACCCCATGTCCTACGACGACGCGGTGCGGCGCGCGCTCGCCGACCGCGACGAGGCCGCCCGTCCCACGGTCGAGGACCACGCCGCGGCAGCGTGA
- a CDS encoding peptidase E: MPADGPTILATSGGLRRDDRIDWRVAPLTHHAVELAGVVGRAPKVCLVPTAVGDDPRLVMTFYDNAWRVGWNASHVALLPMPNVADLREHLLAQDVIWVWGGSVAGLLALWRLHGLDTILREAWEAGVVLTGVSAGSICWHVGGTTDSFGPTLQPVINGLGLLPYANGVHYDSEAERRPLLHRLVADEVLPTAYATDDGAGLLYRGTELVEALTERDRAGAYRVERGPDGAAVETELDVRRLPKPE; the protein is encoded by the coding sequence ATGCCCGCCGACGGCCCCACGATCCTCGCGACCTCCGGCGGCCTGCGCCGCGACGACCGCATCGACTGGCGGGTCGCCCCGCTGACCCACCACGCCGTCGAGCTGGCCGGCGTGGTCGGCCGGGCGCCGAAGGTGTGCCTCGTGCCGACGGCGGTGGGCGACGACCCGCGGCTGGTCATGACCTTCTACGACAACGCCTGGCGGGTCGGCTGGAACGCGAGCCACGTCGCGCTGCTGCCCATGCCCAACGTCGCCGACCTGCGGGAACACCTGCTCGCCCAGGACGTGATCTGGGTGTGGGGCGGCAGCGTCGCGGGCCTGCTCGCGCTGTGGCGGCTGCACGGCCTGGACACGATCCTGCGCGAGGCGTGGGAGGCCGGGGTCGTGCTGACCGGGGTCTCCGCCGGCTCCATCTGCTGGCACGTCGGGGGCACCACCGACTCGTTCGGGCCGACCCTGCAGCCCGTCATCAACGGTCTCGGTCTGCTGCCGTACGCCAACGGCGTGCACTACGACTCGGAGGCGGAGCGCCGACCGCTGCTGCACCGTCTCGTCGCCGACGAGGTCCTGCCGACCGCCTACGCCACCGACGACGGCGCCGGCCTGCTCTACCGCGGCACCGAACTGGTCGAGGCACTCACCGAACGCGACCGTGCGGGGGCGTACCGGGTCGAGCGGGGACCGGACGGCGCCGCGGTGGAGACGGAGCTGGACGTCCGGCGCCTGCCGAAGCCGGAGTGA